In Marixanthomonas ophiurae, one genomic interval encodes:
- a CDS encoding lytic transglycosylase domain-containing protein — translation MSFLSKIGLGAILFVISGLSINAVQDHSGDETEQNPPVNEKMEESLVNDYNVYALPIPETMDFAGEPVPLNEPDIRERLDRELLVNTYWQSNGLLIIKRANKYFPIIEPMLKKYGLPDDFKYLAVAESGLMNNSSPAGAAGFWHFLSSTGREYGLEINDYVDERYNLELATKVAAEYLKKSKERFGSWTLAAAAYNAGNYGVSKQIDRQKSENDYYDVLLNDETSRYVFRILAFKTILSNPKKYGFNYREQDLYQTIPTTKVKVDTAVTSFPDFAKKYGISYKVLKIHNPWLRETYLKNASGKEYFIEIPKEGYYNKSTK, via the coding sequence CAATGCAGTACAGGACCATTCTGGTGATGAAACGGAACAAAATCCGCCTGTCAATGAAAAAATGGAAGAAAGTTTAGTGAATGATTATAATGTATATGCACTTCCAATTCCTGAAACGATGGATTTTGCCGGAGAGCCCGTTCCTTTAAATGAACCCGATATTCGGGAACGTTTAGATAGAGAGTTGCTGGTAAATACCTATTGGCAATCTAATGGATTACTAATTATAAAGCGCGCCAATAAATATTTTCCAATTATAGAGCCGATGCTCAAAAAGTATGGTTTGCCAGACGATTTTAAATACTTAGCAGTTGCCGAAAGTGGGCTGATGAATAACAGTTCCCCAGCGGGAGCTGCAGGTTTTTGGCATTTTTTAAGCAGCACAGGGCGTGAATATGGGCTGGAAATCAATGATTATGTAGATGAGCGCTATAACCTAGAGTTAGCTACTAAAGTGGCTGCAGAATACCTTAAAAAGTCTAAAGAACGCTTTGGAAGCTGGACTTTGGCAGCAGCTGCTTATAATGCAGGGAACTATGGTGTGAGTAAGCAGATAGACCGTCAAAAATCGGAGAATGATTATTATGATGTGCTTTTAAATGATGAAACAAGTCGTTATGTTTTTAGAATTTTAGCCTTTAAAACAATACTTTCAAATCCGAAGAAGTACGGATTTAACTACAGAGAACAAGATTTATATCAAACTATACCAACTACTAAAGTAAAAGTGGATACGGCTGTTACTAGTTTTCCAGATTTTGCCAAAAAGTATGGAATCAGTTATAAGGTATTGAAAATTCATAACCCATGGTTACGCGAAACCTACCTTAAAAATGCTTCAGGGAAAGAATACTTTATAGAGATTCCTAAAGAAGGATATTATAATAAATCCACAAAATAA